One Nitrospirota bacterium genomic region harbors:
- a CDS encoding 2OG-Fe(II) oxygenase family protein produces MRTRFQNFDPRTFSFHRDPVLVLEEFWSPDEMAYFREAMSRQKWTALSEMPEVARSFPNCGNWAKAQINAPEASMFLNRVTLPCIADYIESFPNIKQRHLGFCYYSYAAGDCLPMHDDTDQGYGAAPGASLPARRLALATYFHQTWEPDWGGELLIYEPKGSRQGERTLELSHCIMPQPGTLAIFAVPRFHRVARVDTLAGTNRRLSIAGWFMTEHW; encoded by the coding sequence GTGCGCACGCGATTCCAGAACTTCGACCCCAGGACCTTTTCGTTTCACCGCGACCCAGTGCTGGTGCTCGAGGAATTCTGGTCGCCGGACGAAATGGCCTATTTCCGCGAGGCGATGAGCCGGCAGAAGTGGACCGCGCTGAGCGAGATGCCCGAGGTCGCACGCTCGTTTCCCAACTGCGGGAACTGGGCCAAGGCCCAGATCAACGCCCCGGAGGCTTCGATGTTCCTGAACCGGGTGACGCTGCCCTGCATCGCCGACTACATCGAATCGTTTCCGAACATCAAGCAGCGCCACCTGGGCTTCTGTTATTACTCCTACGCGGCCGGGGACTGTCTGCCCATGCACGACGACACCGACCAGGGCTACGGAGCCGCTCCCGGCGCCTCGCTCCCGGCGAGACGGCTGGCCCTCGCCACGTATTTTCACCAGACCTGGGAGCCGGATTGGGGCGGCGAACTGTTGATCTACGAGCCCAAAGGCTCCCGGCAGGGAGAGCGCACGCTGGAGCTCTCCCATTGCATCATGCCCCAACCGGGAACCCTGGCGATCTTCGCCGTTCCGCGGTTCCACCGGGTGGCCCGCGTGGACACGTTGGCCGGAACGAACCGACGGCTCTCGATCGCCGGCTGGTTCATGACCGAGCATTGGTGA